In Tenacibaculum sp. 190524A02b, the genomic stretch ATTTCAACAGCTTCTTGAATTGTCTTCATTATTGTTAAATTTTAAACTAAAAGTAATAAAAATTATCTGTAATGTAAAAATATACTTTTAATTTTAAATTAACATATTTTATAAAATAATTTGTAAATCAGATTTTTAACCTACATTTGCTACATTGTAAGTTTTACAAAACTTTAACACACAACTCAAATTAAGAGGCGATTGATGGGAGTTATTTGTACAGATGCAAACAACTAATCTAATCTATTTGTTAACTTTTTAAACTCATCTTTCGCTTCTTTCTTATCATACAATACATTATAAACTGCATCAATGATAGGTGTTTTAGCTCCGTTTTCTTCTTTTATTTTATAGGCGCTTTTAGCTGCATAATAACCTTCCGCTACCATATTCATTTCTAATATAGCTGATTTTACAGTGTATCCTTTCCCTATCATATTACCAAACATTCTATTTCTACTAAAAACAGAATATCCTGTAACCAACAAATCACCCAAATATGCAGAGTTATTTATGTTACGTTTCATTTTGTGTATTTTTTTAATAAAACGTTTCATTTCTCTTATGGCATTACTCATTAAAACAGACTGGAAATTATCTCCATAACCTAAACCATGTGCAATTCCAGCAGCAATTGCATAAATATTTTTTAACACAGCGGCATATTCAGTTCCAATAATATCATCAGAAATTTTGGTTTTAATATATCTTCCCGCAATGTATTTACTTATATCTTTTGCTTTTTGTTCGTCTTGGCAAGCTATGGTTAAATAAGATAAACGTTCCATAGCAACTTCTTCAGCATGACAAGGTCCTGTTATAACCCCAATGTTTTCAAAAGGTACTTGATGAATGTCATGAAAATGTTCTCCTACAATTAATCCTGATTCTGGAATGATTCCTTTTATTGCCGAAAAAATGATTTTCTTTTCTAAAGGAATAGTTAATTTTTCTAATTCACTTTTTAAAAAAGCCGATGGAATGGCAAAAATTAACGTATCGTACTTTTCTACTATTTTATTAATATTATCTGATAAATCTAATTGTTCAGGGTGTAATTCGGCTGAACTTAAATAACTAGGATTATGTTTATTACGTTTAATATGCTCAATATTATATACACTACGCATATACCAACCTATAGTTTCTAGGTTTTCAGAAAGCATTTTAACAATAGCTGTTGCCCAACTTCCGCCTCCTAATACGGCTATTTTTTGCGTGTCTTTCATTCAATAGTACTATTTAATACTGCGAAATTAATAAAACTATAAACTACAATCTAAAAGTTAAGGTTATTATATTTGACCATGAAAATATATTAGAGTTTATGAACGTACAAATTATTAACAAATCTAAGCACCAAATTCCTGCTTACGAAACTGAAGGCTCTGCTGGAATGGATTTACGTGCCAATATTGAAGAGCCTATTACTTTAAAACCTTTAGAAAGAATTATAGTTAAAACAGGATTATTTATAGCATTACCTATTGGTTTTGAAGCTCAAGTGCGCCCAAGAAGTGGTTTGGCTGCCAAAAAAGGAATTACTGTATTAAATGCTC encodes the following:
- the dut gene encoding dUTP diphosphatase, which gives rise to MNVQIINKSKHQIPAYETEGSAGMDLRANIEEPITLKPLERIIVKTGLFIALPIGFEAQVRPRSGLAAKKGITVLNAPGTVDADYRGEIGVILVNLSNEDFVINNGERIAQLVIAKHERVTWQEVDVLNETERGAGGFGSTGV
- a CDS encoding NAD(P)H-dependent glycerol-3-phosphate dehydrogenase, with the translated sequence MKDTQKIAVLGGGSWATAIVKMLSENLETIGWYMRSVYNIEHIKRNKHNPSYLSSAELHPEQLDLSDNINKIVEKYDTLIFAIPSAFLKSELEKLTIPLEKKIIFSAIKGIIPESGLIVGEHFHDIHQVPFENIGVITGPCHAEEVAMERLSYLTIACQDEQKAKDISKYIAGRYIKTKISDDIIGTEYAAVLKNIYAIAAGIAHGLGYGDNFQSVLMSNAIREMKRFIKKIHKMKRNINNSAYLGDLLVTGYSVFSRNRMFGNMIGKGYTVKSAILEMNMVAEGYYAAKSAYKIKEENGAKTPIIDAVYNVLYDKKEAKDEFKKLTNRLD